The Sphingomonas sanxanigenens DSM 19645 = NX02 genome includes a region encoding these proteins:
- the rutC gene encoding pyrimidine utilization protein C, with amino-acid sequence MPFEPINPPQFPTPIAPYSAGAKAGNTVYVSGVLALGEGGVVLHVGDAAAQTRHVLEVIKITLEAAGATMADVAMNHIFLKDLDDYAAFNTVYAEYFPGAKPARYCIKCELVKPDCLVEIASVAHL; translated from the coding sequence ATGCCGTTCGAGCCGATCAACCCGCCGCAATTCCCGACGCCGATCGCACCCTATTCGGCGGGCGCGAAGGCGGGCAACACCGTCTATGTCTCGGGCGTGCTGGCGCTGGGCGAGGGCGGGGTGGTGCTCCATGTCGGCGACGCCGCGGCGCAGACCCGGCACGTGCTGGAGGTGATCAAGATCACGCTCGAAGCCGCCGGCGCGACGATGGCGGACGTGGCGATGAACCACATCTTCCTCAAGGATCTCGATGATTATGCTGCGTTCAACACGGTCTATGCCGAATATTTTCCGGGTGCGAAGCCGGCCCGCTACTGCATCAAGTGCGAATTGGTGAAGCCCGACTGCCTCGTCGAGATCGCCAGCGTGGCGCATCTTTGA
- the rutB gene encoding pyrimidine utilization protein B yields the protein MSQPDLAVPGSSAADAVMLPARPDPIRLSPTDTAVVVIDMQNAYASPGGYVDLAGFDISGAADTIGKIATVLDAARTAGMPVIFLQNGWDADYVEAGGPRSPNWHKSNALKTMRQRPDLHGKLLARGGWDYDLVDALAPKPGDIRLHKTRYSAFFNSQLDSTLRARGIRNIVFVGIATNVCVESTLRDGFHLEYFGVMLEDATHHLGPEAMQQAAVYNIEKFFGWVSTVADFCGAIGQTRRPDHSQG from the coding sequence ATGAGCCAACCTGATCTGGCCGTTCCGGGATCGTCCGCCGCCGATGCGGTGATGCTGCCCGCCCGTCCCGACCCCATCCGCCTGTCGCCTACCGACACCGCGGTGGTGGTGATCGACATGCAGAATGCCTACGCCTCGCCCGGCGGCTATGTCGATCTCGCCGGGTTCGATATTTCCGGTGCCGCCGACACGATCGGCAAGATCGCGACCGTGCTCGATGCGGCGCGTACGGCCGGCATGCCGGTGATCTTCCTGCAGAATGGCTGGGATGCGGACTATGTCGAGGCGGGCGGCCCGCGCTCGCCCAACTGGCACAAGTCCAACGCGCTCAAGACGATGCGTCAGCGGCCCGACCTGCATGGCAAGCTGCTCGCGCGCGGCGGTTGGGACTATGATCTGGTCGATGCGCTGGCGCCCAAGCCGGGCGACATCCGCCTGCACAAGACGCGCTACAGCGCCTTCTTCAACTCGCAGCTCGACAGCACGCTGCGCGCGCGCGGCATCCGCAACATCGTGTTCGTCGGCATCGCCACCAATGTCTGCGTCGAATCGACGCTGCGCGACGGCTTCCACCTCGAATATTTCGGGGTGATGCTGGAGGATGCGACCCATCATCTGGGGCCGGAGGCGATGCAGCAGGCCGCCGTCTACAACATCGAGAAATTCTTCGGCTGGGTCTCCACCGTCGCGGATTTCTGCGGCGCGATCGGGCAGACCCGGCGACCGGACCACAGCCAAGGATAG